A window of Panthera tigris isolate Pti1 chromosome A3, P.tigris_Pti1_mat1.1, whole genome shotgun sequence genomic DNA:
TCAGGTCATAGTCAGCCCACCCGTTTTTCAGTCTCCAGTGTGAGGTTAAGAATAGTAATGTGCAAGGTACTGTTTTAAGTATTTCCCACGAATGAATTCGTTTCACCCTTAAAACTATGAAATGGGTAATATTATTCGCCTCATTTTACCAAGGAGGAGACTGGGGCTTAGATAGATCAACCTGTCCAAAGTCACGAGACTAGTGGGAAGCTGAGATTCAAAGCCAAGTAAGTCTGCCTCTACAGCCTGAGATCTTAACCATTATGCTAAACTGCCTCTCAAAGGGCAGGCAATGGTCACGGGTGACTTAAATGTTACCCAGCCAAACCCCTCAGTGTACCAACGAGGTGCCCGAAGCCGAGAGAAGGGAAGTAACTTGGCCAATGGCACACAGACCAAGAACAGAACCGACTTCTCCTGACCCCCAGTCCCACCCCTTCCTCACCTCGTGCCACAACAGGGAAGTGGTCTGAGATGGAAGCTAACCCCCAGGCGGCATGCAGAGTGATGTAAGAGCTTTCCAGCTAAGTCAAACAGCAATGGAAGGAGCCCTATAATGGAGTCAGTCCCAGAACCGGCCTTTGCCACCCACTTTAGTCCACCATGCCCCAGGAATAAGTGCCAGCCTGTCTCATGTCCAAATTGAGGAAGTTAGTTCCAGTGCTAGGACCCCCAAAAGCTGGAGAGCAAAACTGGTGATACTCACCAGGTGAGGGCGTTGAGGATGAAGGACATCATGGAGAGCCGGCCTGGAGGGGTGGAAAAGCCCAGGATCTGAGGGGGAATCACAAATGGAAATATGCTGGAAAAGTGACTTGGCTTGGcagagctccaggctccaggaccTCCCAAGGAACAATCATTCTTCccagaacacaaaagaaaataggTCCCTGCATCTGTGTGTCAGCTTATTTCCGACAAGGTGCTTTCACAGACCTCCACTAGAGTATCTCACTGGACCCCAAACAGCAGCCGGGAAGAGACTTACAAAGGAGAAGCAAAAGTTcagagaagtaacttgcccaaagtgatACAGTCAGTAAACTGCAAGAGTAAGGTCAATTACAGGGTTCAGTAAACTGCGGCCCCACCAGCCAGACACCTAGTTTTGTAAATAAGGTCCCAGGGAAATGCTACCGCACCTATTTGCTTAGTACTGACGCTGGCTGCTTTAGCACCACAATGACAGAGGTGAGTTGGTGAGAAATCTCCTGTTACCTTGCCGAGGGCTACatagagaagcagcagcaggagcaaaGATTCCATTCCGGACCTCCTGGCTCTGAGAGCTGTGCTCATTACCGTACACCACAGCTGCCTCTCAGATGCGAAGATCTCACAGCCCTCCTTGACTACAAAGCACTTTCATCTTCCTAGGCACCTCTGGGGACTCTGGGCTTCATAACATTTTGCTGAGAATTATTCAGCCcagtttccagaagagaaaaccGGCTCAGAAAGGGGAAGCAACTTGCCCAGAGTCCCACAGCTAGTGTATCTGGACCTAGATTGGACGCTAAACCTCTCTGAATCCAAAGTACAGGCTCTCTGCGTTGCAGTCCAAAACCTCTCCACTACTGGTCTCATGATTTTGcagacaggaaaactgaggttcagaggggaCAACACTTGGCCtacatcacacagctagtaagcggAATTTCAACGGAGGCCTGATTCCAAAGTCTAAGCAGTTTCCATTATACCTCCGTGAATGTTCTTTTACCCACCCCCCTCTTCCGTTTGGCACCTGAGAATTTGGGGCCCAGGGAAGTGAAGTCACTTTCTCAGAGTGTCAGAGAGGAGATGCATCAGGTTGCCTGGAAGGCAAAGCTGCTCCTTGACATCCAGGCCCTTTCCTTTGAATAATCTGCTTCTGTTAACAGTCACTAAATTTTATGGATAGGGcacctgaggctcagaaagatgagATCCCTTCCCCGGGACCACAAAGTAAGATGGTGGTCCAGCCAGGTCTGGAGCCCAGTAGTGTCGGACCACAAAGTACACCCGACGAGGCCGAGACTCCGCCCGCGCTGGCCCCGAGACCCTACCTCGGCGTCGAACATCTGGTCCAGCGAGGGACTGCTGCGCACCAGCCCGTCCACCAGCGCCAGCCACAGGCCCAGCGAGCCGTAATAGACTGTCTGCATGAGGACGATCTGCGACAGGATCAGCAACGGGTCCCACACGTAGCTGCGGAACTGGCCCGCCATGCCGGCCCGCGGGGCCCGGCCGCCACCCGGGGCCTGGGTCAGCGCCGCCGCGCCATGGGCCCCGGGCCGCCCTGGCACCTGCGAGGACACACGCCGGGCCTCAGCCTGGGAGCCGTCACCATGGCAACGCCGCCCCGCCCGGGAGGATGGACTAGGACGGAGGGGGCGAACCCATTCCGGGAGCGGGGGTGAGGGCGGGGCGGACAGACCCATTCCCAGAGTAAGGGGAAATCCTGCCCATTCCGGCTGCTCGGGCCCCGCCCGTCCTCAGGCTTCTTCGGGGTCCACTTACCGGTGACGGACTCGAGGGTCGAAGTGTCCGAAGACGGCCCAGCCTCACCGACTGACCCCCTAAACAGCGCTGACAGACAGGACCATGGAGAAGAAGCCCTACCTGCCTAGAGAGGCAAAGATCCAGCTACAGCGGCGGAGCCGCGACCGCGTAGGAAAGAAGCGTTTCCGGGGAAGGCGGTGGAGGGGCGGGGCTGAGGTTGCGCAGGCGTAATGGACACAATCTTCGGCCGAGCCACCTAAACTGGGTACGGGCCGCGGGGAAGCGAAGTATGCACATGCGCAAGATGAAGAATGAAGGCGAACGGAAGTGGGGCACGTTAAGCCGTAGAGCTTGCGTGCCCTCTACAGGGGAGTCTTGAAGAGAAGAGGCGCAACCAGAATAGGGAGCGGGATGGGCAAGAGCAAGGGAAAGATGTTTAGGAATTAACAAGTAGGTAAGTGCTGACTCTACCTTCCCTCTCCTAGTTAAAGTCTGGGATAACTTTAAATGAACCTGCCAGCTTTTCCACACATGATTTTGCCACGGTTCCCGTTTGACAGATGAGTAAGgctcagaaaaggaaagcaaggtaCCGCCTCAAAGAGTTAGAAGACAGAGTTAGTGGCAGTCAGGATTAGAAGTCACGTGCCAACATCGCAGCATTGATTTCGTGCTACTGGGTAACAGCAAGGTTTGGACACGTACGAATGGGAAAGTCCCTGCCCTCTGACACAACCTAATTATTAGAAAGGCAAAGTAGTGAATGTTTTATAATGTGGGTATCagtttgtatttatatgtacatataaactTAAACTAGAAGACAGGACAGATTCTGAAATCATAACCTAGGAGCAGATTCTGACCCTGCCTTGCCTCCGTGActgctttctttctgccttttctgaGTCCACATAGTGTAGACGGTcggtaaatatttgctgaatgagtcaAAACAGAGGAAGAATAACAGCAAATTGATGAATCACGTTCTTCCTGCCCCAGCAGATCAAAACCCCTTAACCTCATTGAGTCTAGATCCCCCTTCtccagaatggaaagaaaggaagtaacCGGTTCCAGGAAAAGAATCTGGGTTTTAGAGCCAGctctattagctgtgtgactagCAAGCTACTTCCTTCTTTAAACCCCAGCTTTCCTGATTACGAAATGAGGAGTCAGACAAGATTAACGTTTGCCAACATTCAATCTACCCTCCACTAATTAGtttcccattaaaaaaacttctagaagactGATGTAACTGCCAATCAGAACTTCTGAACAGCATGTGATAATCATATTATCACCTTGAGTTGATACAATTCCAGACAAAAGTAAAGAAAGGTGAGACCTTATCAAGAGTAAGTATGTGATTTCCCTTATCATTTAGAAATACTGTAAACAGTTCCCTTGGACTCCAGTTTGGAAGTCATTAAGGCCCAAAGACTTCTGAGGTGCTTTCCAGCTCAACCATTCTTTTAGGTGCCTCAATTCAGATCAACAAATGTATATTCAAATCCCTCCGGTCCACCGATTACTCGTGTGATCTAGTGTTCCCGAGAAAACATCTTCTGTTTATCAAGTACCTACATGATCGTGATcttatttcatcctcacaatCTGAGACAGTTGATATTATCCCTCTTTTTAAAAGTGaggaaataggggcgcctgggtggctcagtccgttaagcggccgacttcggctcaggtcatgatctcgcggtccgtgagttcgagccccgcgtcgggctctgtgctgacagctcagagcctggagcctgtttcagattctgtgtctccctctctctgaccctcccccgttcatgctctgtctctctctgtctcaaaaataaataaaacgttaaaaaaaataaaataaaataaaagtgaggaaatggaggctcagagagggggcgTGCCTCTACGTAGGTAAGAGAGCTCATAAACTGAGCCGAGATTCAAACCCAAGACACCTCACTCCAAAACCCAGATAACGATTTCCGAAGAAAAAGATAAGAGTGAAATACGTGGTGGAGTGAGGAGGTCAGGAAAACGACTTAAGAAGTTTTACTTTGTTCCCGCAGGCAGCTTGGTTTTCCTTCCAAGCGCCAGAATGTTTGGCTTCTCCTGAGTCAGGCCCCCTCACGTCATAGCTGGGCCCTCTCCGCCcggctcctcccacctcccacggAGAGAAGGCCCTCCCTCCCTACTCTCCTGAAATGGAAAATGCAGGTAGCCTGAGGTGTTAGGGCGCTGAATAGCTGGAGTCTGACGTCATTCCTGGAGCCCGGAGCTTGCCTCTGGGAAACCCCTGTGGGCCTGCGGGACAGCCTATTGCACTTTCCTTTTCACCTGTGGGATTTCAGCTCTTGATCTCCCACCTTTCAAAACTTGGGAAATGGGGCACCATCCCGTGTCTTAATTTGGATACAACaaggaaaccaagagctgggGAAAACCACAGTGACTCCCTTGGCCAACCTCCTTGGCCCATTTTGAGAATCTGACCACAGGAAGCCTGGAGAAGAAGGATGAACTTTGAATTCAGACCACAAAGCCTGAACTAGGGCCCCAATGACctgccatgtgaccttgggtgagtcccATGCTGGGTCTTAGTATCCCAAACTACAAAATGGAAGAGGAGCATTGGACTCCAACTTCCAAATGCAGTCCATGGCCTTGTGCCATCTGAATCACCTGAGGAACATACTATATTGTCAGATTTCCAGGCCTTGTTGGAAGCCAAAATCTGAATCTCTAGAAGCAGAATACAGAAATCTGGATATTTAAAGAGCTCCCCAAGTGATTCAGAGATAGCCAACATTTGGTAATTACAGAACAAAATGATCTGTAATTGACCTCAAACCAAATCCTCCTTCTAACAGAAAATTGCTCTGTGACTTTGCCGTGTCCGTGACTCTCTTTAGGCCTCAAggtttttttccatctgtaatcTGAAGGGTTTGGACTAGAATAGCTGATCTCCAAGGGCCTTTCCCACGCTTTGTGGTTCCAAacttatgaatgaaattttaaactttagGTCAGAGACTGAATGACAAACAGCCACAAGCTGGGACAAACTGTCCTCTGGGTTGAAAGAAAAGGAGTGCCTCTGGTTACTTGGTCACTTACGTCACTTCCCGCTGAACTCCCACTGTGGGTTTGCAAGGTCGACTCTTATTGGGATCACTTTCCTGATCTATCCCCATAAATCCCTTGGGAAATGTCCTCATACAGGTCTGTGGACTTTGAGCCCTGCTTGTAgttaaatcctggctctactaCTATCTTGCTGGATGACCTTGGGAAAAGgacttcatttctctgagtctcagttagtttccttctctataaaaATGGCGATGAGAATAGTACCCGTGTCATGGGCTGTCCTGAGGGTCAAATATGTGCTCACCCCACTACCGGATATTGCAGTCAGCGTTATGTAAACGTCAGCaatattaattattgttattatttcttccctTGGAATGCAGGAGTGGTAACACCTGGTCTCTCAGATTTATGGCAAAGATCTAAGTAGATGTCAGATACAGTGAGCCCGGTGCCGGGCACATAGTGGGAGCTCAGTAAATGCAGTACCTTCTTTTCCTAATCCCACCCACCTGCAAGGTTCTCCAACTcgctcccttttttcctttcaccCTTCCCTAGGCTGCCAGCTCACGTGATCCCTTTCTGGGGAATGCTTGATGAAAACACTTTAGGAGAGACACGTGGCTCGGGGACAGGTTATGCAACTCTGCGCTCACACTTTTCGGAAATTCCATGTGGGAGGTTGCATTTGGCTGCCTGTCCTCCGCATGGACTCTGGCCAGTGATTTCCCCTCTCAGGAGAGAAACTGGAGAGAAAGAACTCAtcattgtctgttttctcctcccgACTAAGAACCTTTTGTTACCCAGAGTGTCTTCAGGGCCGTGTGTGTCTCTGTGGAACATTTGCTGAgttacctactatgtgccagacacttacacgatctcatttgatttttatgtaaCTTCTAAAACAAACTTATAAATTGTAGCTACAATTAATAGTCCCAGTTAACAGATGAGGAACCAGAGGCTCAGAGGAAGGACACCATTTACTCAAGGCCACACTGCCAGTGAGTAGTAAAGCTGGAACTCCGCCCCAGGCCAACCTGACTCTACATGCTACCTCTTCCCAATGCATAGTAGAACATGCACTTGGACATTACTGTTTACACAGGGTTTTCACCTACATGATCTTCCTATCGTCCCAACAGCCCTAGGGAGGTAGGTATatgcattttccccattttacagatgaagaaactgaagctcagaggaaGAAGCCCACTGGTCAGTGCTTTTCTGCAAATCCTCTACGGAGGATGGATGCTGCCAGGGATTCCGGCAGGTGGCTGGGCCTCCGAGGGCATTGTTTCTCTTGCACAAAGAACTCATTTCCAGGGGTTGGTTGCCAGGTCTAAGGTACCctgggaagaagaagagaagtgAGATTTTCTGAAACAGTGGCTGCACTCCCCAAGGTTTCTGACCCCCACCATGTATgatactctctgcccctccctagaaATTATTCCTTGCTCTGACTTGAAGAATTCagggttttattttaagaagaaaagctgttttcttcaccttccttttcatcattcatgcattcaatcagtcatttgataaatattcactGACCACTTACTATGTGGTCAGCAGGAACTGAATAaagtaaatgaagagaaaaactcTGACCTCATAGACTTTATAGTCTCATGGAAgacacagacaataaacaagtacaAACCAACAATCTAAAACTCAACATTAAATAGTGagaagtgctatgaaggaaaatgGGGGTAAGGAGGGAGAGAAcaatggaggagggagggtgagagggattACTTCAGAAATGGCAGTCAGCAAAGACCTCCCCAAAGAGGTGGCATTGAAGCAGAGGTGTGATGGAAGTGAAGGATGGAGCCAACTGGATATctggaaagaacattccagagagaTGGAACTCAAATACAAAGCCCTGAGGCAGCAATGAGATTGGCATATTCTCCGAATAGCAAGGCCAGTGTGGCAAGAACAGGGAGCAGTGGAGGCCATGGCCATCCACTCTCGTCTGAGAACTTCCGGCTTACAATTCATTATCACCTTACAACACCCCTGGGAGCTGTGGGGAGTTGGCAGGTGGGGGAAGGTAGGAGGGATGGGAAGAGGAAagcagattcattcattcactcatccaacaaatatttactgagtgctcactACATTGTGGGCACTGGGCTGGCCTCTGGTATAAGAAACAGACATAGTCCCTCCCCTTGGGGAGCTTCTGATGGAGCAGGGGAGATACACAACaaagccagaagaaaagaaaagagaaaagaaaagagaaaaggaaagaaaaaaggaaagaaaagaatcgTAGAAATAGAAGTTGTGGTGAATGCGGTGAAGGAAGCAATGTAAAAGAAGTTGGGCAGAAAGAGTTTGGCCTCAGGGGAAGGTCTCTCGGAGGAAGTGGTGTGAAAGTATAGACTCGAAAGATGAGTAGAGTTACCCAGGGCAAGGATGTGCCGGCAAAGGAGACAGTGTTTGTAACAGCCCTGTCATCACATGAGGATTCTCCTTTATTGGGGAGGAAACAGACCGATGATGGGGGTGAACTGCCCATGTCATAAGTCAAATTGCCCGTGACGTTTGCTTTTGCTGTTTGCAAAGAGCAGATTCTGATTTCTGTGGCATCTAGAAAATAGTTACACTATCTTCACCTTGACCAGATGGTGGGTGGAAGCTGGGCGACAGGGCCTCAAAGGGACAGGGAAAGTTGGGAGGAACAGGAGAACTCAGCTGAATGTTGgtaaagcgggggggggggggggggggcggtggttcAAAGCATCCCACTCTGTATGCTGCACTCCAATCCCAGGGCTGAGGCATGTGAATCCCATGGTGCTATCCCTCCCACAGGTAAGGGCTCAGATGATGGTCTCTGTCAAGGACACAGAGGAAATAGGGTgtatggaaggagcccagggCTGGAAACCAAGGGATCTGGGTATAGATGCTTTGTAACCTGGACAACTCACTTCACCTCGCTGAGCTttatttcctcaactgtaaactGGTTGTAATAACACCAGCCCTAGCTACCCTCTGGGGTGATTTGGAGTATATAAATGCAATGACTTAGATAAAATTTCAGAAGAACCGCCTAGCACTCTGTGAATGGTTGGGATTGGTATTATCTGTGCTTTTCTCTAGCTGTCAGAGTAGGGGGACTGAATGGGAAGCACAAGCTTGTATGCAGGAGGTTCTCAGGGACAAATCTCTTAATCTCTTTTCCAGcatcttcctctctgctcctttggGGACAGGacacttcaaaatgtttttatgagGAAAACAGGAATCAGAGGTATAAACTCAGACAACGTAGTGAGACTGGATCAGAGAAATCTGATTTAAAGCCTGTATTAGTCAgctgttgctgcataacaactacacccccccaccccccacccccaccgatcTCAGTGCTGCAAACAGCAACAACATGCATTTCTCAGTCCTGGGTTTGAAGGTCAGCTGAGGCAGCGTTGTTACAGTTTTGTTACCATTTCTCTCTGAggctgttttctcatctgtaaaatagaagtaACACTACTAACTTTACATGGTCAAGGTGAGGGTGATGTTCAACACTTCCTTGTAACTAAAGATACTCTCTGCTCTTATAAGGTAGGTTATGTTCATCCTTGAGGCCAGCTAGTAATCTAAGAAGCAGGTCTGACCTAAAAACTTTCACTCTGGGAGACAATGAAGGCCATTGGCTAAGCCAATCAGACTGACTGTCTCCCAGATTCAAACCAGAAAgagaataagtcagtcagagagagagagaggcacccaTCCAGGAAGAAGAGACACCCTCAAATAAAGACCACACAGGCTTCAAGAGCTGGAGATAAGCTGACCAGGCCCTGGAGTCACCTCAGTTTTTGATGTCTTCCTTTCTGTATTTAGCCTTCCTATATCCTTCTAATAAGGATCAAGCCCTTCTTATATCCTTCTAATAAGGGTCAAGCCCTTTTCCCTTAAGGAGTCTGGGATGAGACTTTGCAATTGCGGGAGCTGCACATGCACAGAGAAGATGCCTGTAAAGTTGCCAGCCCAGagcttggcacataatagatcCTTAGCCACTGGTGGCTACTGTTCACTAATCAGGGATCTGCTTAAGAGCAAGGGCAGTGTCTCATTCACCGGGAGTTTTCAAAAAGCCTCTCACATAGAAGATGTTCATCAAATGTTTGCTGGATAGGTGAGCAAATGAGTGAATGTCTGTGTCTAAGCCTCTAAGGACAGACATCCAaatggcattcattcatttatctatacagcaaacatttactgaacgtTGACTTGTGCCAAGATCTTGGGCAAGATGCTAAGGATACATCCATGAACACGACAATGTCCctactctcatggagcttacatctGGTGGGGAAAAAGACGATAAAAAAGTAAGAGGATACATACATAATGTCAGGTGGGGAAAGTGTTAcgacaaaaaataaagcaaagcaagGAGAAAGTGATTGGAGGGGGTGGGACTATTTTTAGAATTCTTCACCATACCTCCAGTAGGTGCTGACTCACTGTGTGGCCCTTGGTTTGCTTGCCTTACAATGGGGGTGCTGTTGGAGCGAACGGTCCGGGAGGGCCCCTCCTTACCTAGTGTTCCCAGTTTCTGCGGTTATGCAAGGCAGTGGCTGGACATTCCACGGCCTCTGGAAACTCCAGGCTGTCATTATCGGG
This region includes:
- the SYS1 gene encoding protein SYS1 homolog isoform X7 is translated as MAGQFRSYVWDPLLILSQIVLMQTVYYGSLGLWLALVDGLVRSSPSLDQMFDAEILGFSTPPGRLSMMSFILNALTWS